The Kiritimatiellales bacterium genomic sequence GTTTTTCGAAGCCGGCGGTGTCAACGCTGAGTCCGCGCTCGCGCGCCATCAGTTCGGTGAGATCGAGCGGAAAGCCGTAGGTGTCGTACAGTCTAAATGCCTCGTCTGCCGGGAAAGTTTTATCCGGCAGATTTCCGGCAACCCGTTCAAACAGTTCAATGCCGCGGTCAAGCGTGCGGTTAAAACTCTCTTCCTCGGCACGGAGCGTACGCACAATCCGCGCCTGATTTTTTTGCAGCTCCGGAAATGCATCGCCGAAATTTTCAACAACGGTACCGGCGAGTTTATAGAAGAATGGCTCTGTGAAACCGAGACTGCGGCCGTATCGCACGGCGCGGCGCAAAATCCGGCGGAGCACGTAGCCGCGGCCTTCGTTCGACGGTGTGATTCCGTCGGCGACGGCGAATGTTAGACAGCGGATATGGTCAGCAATCACGCGGAATGCAATGTCCGCCGGATCAGTCATAGACGAAGTATATTTTTTTCCGCTCATTTGTTCGAGCTGCCGGAAAACCGGCGAGAACACATCGGTATCATAATTAGAAATCACACCGGAAAAATCGGTAAAATTTTTGGTGCACTGAATGATGGAACAGGCGCGCTCAAAGCCCATGCCGGTATCGACATGTTTTGCCGGCAGCGGCGTGAGCGTACCGTCCGGATTGGCGTTAAACTGAATGAACACCAGATTCCAGATTTCTATACATTCCGGTACGCCGGCGTTCACCAGTTTAGCGCCGCCGGTGGCGTCCGGTGTTAAATCAACGTGCAGTTCAGAGCACGGACCGCATGGGCCGGTGTCGCCCATCATCCAGAAATTATCCTGCCGGCTGCCGGGCACCACATGATCTTCCGGCAGAAAACGCAGCCAGATTTCTTTGGCTTCAAGATCCGCCGGCGTTTTTTCGTCGCCGCCGAAATAGGTCGCATAAAGCCGTTCCGGCGGAAATTTCCAAACATCAACAATCAGTTCCCAGGCCCACTCGATGGCTTCTTTTTTGAAATAGTCGCCGAAACTCCAGTTGCCGAGCATTTCAAAAAAAGTGTGGTGATAGGTATCCATTCCGACGTCTTCAAGATCGTTATGTTTTCCGCCGGCGCGAATACATTTTTGTGTGTCAGCAGCGCGTCCCGGCACATAAGGGCAGTTGGCCTGTCCGAGGAAAACCGGTACAAACTGATTCATGCCGGCGTTCGTGAAAAGCAGATTCGGCGCGTCCGGCAGCAGACTGCTCGAAGGAACAATGGTATGCTGTTTCGTTCTAAAAAAATCGAGGAACGATTGGCGAATTTCTTTTGAGTTCATAATTCAGTTGTCAGTTAAAGGTCATCAGGGTTAAAGCGCCGGAATCTAGAGAAAAAGTCAAAGGCCTTAAAGTCGAAAGTCGAAGAGGAATCAAAAAGCCTGTTGATTTTAATTAAATTCGTGCAAGCTCATTTCATCGCATCAATCATTTCCTGCACAGCATTTTCAAGTCCGGTGAATACAGCGCGCGCGACAATGCTGTGTCCGATATTGAGTGTATCGAGATGCGGAATTTTTTTTATGCCGGCGATGGTCACAAGATTGATTCCGTGTCCGGCATTCACCTGCAGTCCGAGGTTGTGCGCGTGTTCGGCGCCGGAGATTAATTTGTCGAGCAGAGTTCCGGCAGTGGATTCATCCGCTGCCTCGCAATAGGAGCCGGTGTGCAGTTCAACCACACGCGCACCGAGTCCGGCACAGGCATCGAGAATTTTTTCGTCCGGCTCAACAAACAGACTGACTTCTGAGCCATTGTCCTGCAGCCGCTGGATAGTTTCTTGGAGGGAATCGAAATGTGCGATAACATTAAGTCCGCCTTCAGTGGTTATTTCCTGCCGCTTTTCCGGCACAAGGCAGATTTCCTCCGGTTTCACTTTCAGCGCAATCTGAATGATCTCTTCCGAGTTTGCCATTTCGAGATTGATCGGCAGCGGACATTGTTCACTGAGCCGGTACAGGTCGTGATCCTGAATATGCCGCCGGTCTTCGCGCAGATGAATCGTGATACTGATTGCACCGGCGCGGGCGCAGGCTTCTGCCGCTTCAAGTGTGTCCGGATAGGTTGCGCGGCGCGCCTGCCGGAGCGTTGCAACATGATCGATATTAACACCAAGTTTCATAAGCATTTCCAATTCTGTTTGTCGAACGTCAAAGGTCTTAAAGTCAAAGGCCGGGAATGATTTCGGCGGTTCATGTCTTTGACTTTTGATCTTCAGACTTTTGACGAATCATTATCTCTTTTTATCTTTCGCTTTACCGTCCAGTGAGCGGTCATACATCAGGCAGGCGGAAGTATCCCAGCTGCGCACAACTTCGAGCGCGGTGTGGGCGCCGCGGAAAAGGTCGCGCAAAAGCCGGCCGTGATTCGGATAGCCGGAAATTCCGGCGCTGACGGATGTTTTTATTTTCCGCCCCTGAGTTTCAAAGGTTTCTTTGTTGACAGCATTACGGATGCGCGTGGCGATGAGCTCGCCTTGTTCAGGTGTGCAGGGTGCAAGAATGAGGAAGTCTCCAAAATGATACCGGCCGATGAG encodes the following:
- a CDS encoding pyridoxine 5'-phosphate synthase, with protein sequence MLMKLGVNIDHVATLRQARRATYPDTLEAAEACARAGAISITIHLREDRRHIQDHDLYRLSEQCPLPINLEMANSEEIIQIALKVKPEEICLVPEKRQEITTEGGLNVIAHFDSLQETIQRLQDNGSEVSLFVEPDEKILDACAGLGARVVELHTGSYCEAADESTAGTLLDKLISGAEHAHNLGLQVNAGHGINLVTIAGIKKIPHLDTLNIGHSIVARAVFTGLENAVQEMIDAMK